A stretch of Heterodontus francisci isolate sHetFra1 chromosome 1, sHetFra1.hap1, whole genome shotgun sequence DNA encodes these proteins:
- the dapp1 gene encoding dual adapter for phosphotyrosine and 3-phosphotyrosine and 3-phosphoinositide isoform X1 has product MSDSLIDRASVQENSLSELDWYHRDLSRHAAEALLLSNGKDGSYLLRKSHDGPTLYALSVRGKDSVKHFQIERTEDSIKFGFNEFHSLSEFVSHFANQPLIGSETGTLLILKNPYPRKVEEPSIYESVRVHTAMQTGRTESDLVSEAPSLGTKEGYLTKQGGRVKSWKTRWFILHRNELKYFKDKMSTEPIKTLDLTECTGVQFDYSQEKINCFCLVFPERTYYMCTKTGVEADEWIKLIRWKLTQMKKAAKT; this is encoded by the exons TTGGTATCACCGCGATCTCTCTCGCCATGCTGCCGAGGCCCTACTCCTCTCCAATGGAAAAGATGGGAGTTACCTTCTAAGGAAGAGTCACGATGGTCCAACATTGTATGCTTTGTCAGTAAG AGGCAAAGACTCCGTCAAACACTTCCAGATTGAGCGAACCGAAGACTCAATTAAATTTGGATTTAATGAGTTTCACTCACTATCGGAATTTGTTAGTCACTTCGCCAATCAGCCACTTATCGGAAGTGAGACAG GTACGCTTCTTATACTTAAAAATCCATATCCTCGAAAAGTAGAAGAACCTTCCATTTACGAGTCTGTTCGGGTCCACACGGCCATGCAGACGGGACGTACAGAAAGTGATCTCGTTTCCGAGGCTCCTTCA TTGGGAACCAAGGAAGGATACCTTACAAAACAGGGAGGCAGAGTAAAG AGCTGGAAAACAAGGTGGTTTATTCTACATAGGAACGAACTGAAATATTTCAAGGACAAAATG TCTACAGAACCAATTAAGACTCTGGATCTAACAGAATGTACTGGAGTACAATTTGACTACTCTCAAGAAAAGATTAATTGTTTCTG tttagtatttcctgaaAGAACGTATTACATGTGTACAAAGACTGGGGTTGAAGCTGATGAATGGATCAAGTTAATACGATGGAAATTG ACTCAAATGAAGAAAGCAGCAAAAACTTAA
- the dapp1 gene encoding dual adapter for phosphotyrosine and 3-phosphotyrosine and 3-phosphoinositide isoform X2, with translation MLVLPVTPTSCERTSWYHRDLSRHAAEALLLSNGKDGSYLLRKSHDGPTLYALSVRGKDSVKHFQIERTEDSIKFGFNEFHSLSEFVSHFANQPLIGSETGTLLILKNPYPRKVEEPSIYESVRVHTAMQTGRTESDLVSEAPSLGTKEGYLTKQGGRVKSWKTRWFILHRNELKYFKDKMSTEPIKTLDLTECTGVQFDYSQEKINCFCLVFPERTYYMCTKTGVEADEWIKLIRWKLTQMKKAAKT, from the exons atgctggtcttgccagtgacgcccacatcctgtgaaagaacaaG TTGGTATCACCGCGATCTCTCTCGCCATGCTGCCGAGGCCCTACTCCTCTCCAATGGAAAAGATGGGAGTTACCTTCTAAGGAAGAGTCACGATGGTCCAACATTGTATGCTTTGTCAGTAAG AGGCAAAGACTCCGTCAAACACTTCCAGATTGAGCGAACCGAAGACTCAATTAAATTTGGATTTAATGAGTTTCACTCACTATCGGAATTTGTTAGTCACTTCGCCAATCAGCCACTTATCGGAAGTGAGACAG GTACGCTTCTTATACTTAAAAATCCATATCCTCGAAAAGTAGAAGAACCTTCCATTTACGAGTCTGTTCGGGTCCACACGGCCATGCAGACGGGACGTACAGAAAGTGATCTCGTTTCCGAGGCTCCTTCA TTGGGAACCAAGGAAGGATACCTTACAAAACAGGGAGGCAGAGTAAAG AGCTGGAAAACAAGGTGGTTTATTCTACATAGGAACGAACTGAAATATTTCAAGGACAAAATG TCTACAGAACCAATTAAGACTCTGGATCTAACAGAATGTACTGGAGTACAATTTGACTACTCTCAAGAAAAGATTAATTGTTTCTG tttagtatttcctgaaAGAACGTATTACATGTGTACAAAGACTGGGGTTGAAGCTGATGAATGGATCAAGTTAATACGATGGAAATTG ACTCAAATGAAGAAAGCAGCAAAAACTTAA